The Candidatus Eisenbacteria bacterium genome has a segment encoding these proteins:
- a CDS encoding ABC transporter permease gives MVTPAADARVAPPFAALGRLGAGALDMLQVLGEAALLLVTTIRHFGLRAPDRERLALELRRIGTDTLPIAALLSLFVGMVLVVQTADQVREVSQGVLGPIVGLAMTKELGPTMMAFLLAGRAGSAIAAELGAMSVYDEVAALRTIDVDPVRFLVQPRLLAATIALPILILYADFIGIAGGAAVVGLDPAIKISVDEYLARMLEWVHLRDVLVGLGKGAVFGLVAALLPCTWGLRTRGGADRIAVSTTAAVVWSFVLILVFDFIIVRATLVVVS, from the coding sequence ATGGTGACACCGGCGGCTGACGCCCGCGTCGCTCCGCCGTTCGCGGCGCTCGGGCGCCTCGGGGCGGGCGCGCTCGACATGCTGCAGGTGCTGGGCGAGGCGGCGCTGCTCCTCGTCACCACCATCCGGCACTTCGGCCTCCGCGCCCCCGATCGCGAGCGGCTGGCCCTCGAGCTGCGACGGATCGGGACCGACACGCTCCCGATCGCGGCGTTGCTCTCGCTCTTCGTCGGTATGGTCCTGGTCGTGCAGACGGCCGACCAGGTGCGCGAGGTGAGCCAGGGCGTGCTCGGTCCCATCGTGGGTCTCGCCATGACGAAAGAGCTCGGCCCCACGATGATGGCGTTCCTCCTCGCCGGGCGCGCCGGCTCGGCCATTGCCGCCGAGCTCGGCGCCATGTCCGTGTACGACGAGGTGGCGGCGCTGCGCACGATCGACGTCGACCCGGTGCGCTTCCTCGTGCAACCGCGCCTCCTCGCCGCGACCATCGCCCTCCCCATCCTCATCCTCTACGCCGACTTCATCGGCATCGCCGGCGGCGCGGCGGTCGTGGGACTCGATCCCGCGATCAAGATCTCGGTCGACGAGTACCTCGCACGCATGCTCGAGTGGGTGCACCTGCGCGACGTCCTGGTGGGCCTCGGCAAGGGCGCGGTGTTCGGTCTCGTGGCGGCGCTCCTTCCCTGCACGTGGGGCCTGCGCACGCGCGGCGGCGCCGATCGCATCGCCGTCTCGACCACGGCGGCCGTCGTGTGGAGCTTCGTGCTGATCCTGGTGTTCGACTTCATCATCGTCCGTGCGACGCTGGTGGTGGTGTCGTGA